CACCCCCTCCCGTTCCCTGGCATCTGGGCCCCATGTCCCCTCCCAGTCCCCATCGCCCCTGGgtcccagcctcccctcctgttcccagcttaacaccacccctcccccccagtaccTCCAAGACCCTTCTAGGCCATTCTGGCAacgtaaaggggccttaaagtgggtCCATAGGCCCCTGAGAATCTCCCCTGTCCCGGGGGGGCATCTCCAGCTTCTGTGGAGCTGGGGTAAgggccctcccccaccctgttccCAACCCCCCAAATGGGGGGCAGATTGGTGTGTGTGGCTAGAGTGCAGTGCAGTATGGgtgttctctgctccccagggccCATGTGGGAGCACTGGATAAGGCAGAGCAGCCCCGAGGCTGCTCTAACTGACGCCAGGAGTATGTGCTGTAACTTAAAccaggagccaggcagggccTGGTCCAGCCCCAGATTTCAGGGAGCACAAAGGGGACTCAAACCCATTTGAACCCCGTTCCTGCCCCAGTCGCAGGCTGGGAGTAGCCGGGAACGAGGCCCAGTGGGCTCAGAGCATTAATGATGCCTGTCTCTCTGCAGGGGGCTCCGGGTGCAAACTCTGCCCCACGGACTGGCGGCTGCGCGGGGACAAGTGCTACTGGGTCTCCAGAGGACGTAAAACGTGGCGCGAGAGCCGCGCCGACTGCTCAgcgaggggctcccagctgctggtgATCCGGGACCCTGAGGAGCTGGTaaaggggctgggccctgggtgCAGAGTCTAAGGGCTCATGGTAGGGCTGCGATTTCCAAAGCTGCCTAGGGGATTTAGACACCATCTTCCCATTAATTATTAGTAATGGGGTGTCCAataccccccccccaggcagcttTGACAATCCCAGCCTAACTCACTAGCCCCAGGATTAGGGGCACACAAAGGAGGCTTAAAGCCACCAGTACCTTCCCCGCTTCTGGGGTGTGCCCAGGACAGCTCAGCTGGAgagaggggctgggtgtgtgtgaggatgGGGGCTACAGAGAGACAGGGgctggatggatagaggggtgtcTATGGGATAGATATACTGATCAATcttctagagctggaagggacctcaaagggtcatcgaatccagccccctgccttcactagcaggaccaatttttttttgccccagatccctaagtggccccctcaagggctgaactcgcaaccctgggtttagcaggccaatgctcaaaccactgagctagacagATGGATGTGTATCAGGATAGATGTATGGGGCTGGATACTGGGTGTGTATAGGgatagatggacagacagacattcTGGTCCTGAAATTGTTGACAACCTGGATTTGGAAGAAAAGAGCCCGACCGCACGTCTGGTCACAGCTGCCtgtcccacactcactgcaggaGTTCCTAAAGGCCCTGACACAAGATTCAAATCAGTTCTGGGTCGGACTGTCCATCTCCTCCCCGGAGAAGGCCTGGACCTGGCTGGACGGCTCCCGGCTGAATCAGACCCAGTGAGTGATTCCTTGAGTCaaaccctttccctcccctctgtgggcagagggggccagggccagggctgggggaggtttggggggaacgtCGGGAGCTCAGGGGGAGCCGTGTTCAGCGTCAGATGATGCTGAGaccccagggagggggctggggagcctgGATGAGTGGGGAGCTGGATGGGAGCAgcgggggcggctctaggaatccggccgccccaagcacggcggcatgccgcagggaccgtgctgccggtcaccggtcccgcggctctgggggacctcttgcagacgtgcctgcggagggtccactggtcccgcggctctgggggacctcccggaggcatgactgtggaaggtccaccggagccgcctgccgccctgccggcaaaatgccgccccaagcacgcgcttggcgcgctggggtctggagccgaccCTGGGGAGCAGACagggccatggggcagggagagattTGCCCGTCCCCCAGCACAGAGatggtggctggagccctgggggcgggggaggtggcCCAGAGTCGGGGTGTGGAGGGAGAAGAGCAaaggggccaggccagagccctggggaccCCCAGacaatggggcaggggggagggggagacacagagcagccagaggcaggaggggacCAGGAGGGGGCAGCGTCGGCCCAGCCCGGTGGGGAGGAGACgcggagcaggggagggagctggacaGGGTCTAGCccggcagggaggaggaggctggagcaggtccctgggctctgggcagggagaggccGTTCGAGACCCCGGCCAGGGCCctgccagtggggagagggggcagcccccagggcagagctggaggagacaACGGCTGCGGATCCCGTTAGAACTTTGAACAGGGAACAGACTGCGTGTGATGGACCCAGACGCGCTGCCAGGGCCCCTCTCCTTTGTCCCGCAGGTTCCCGGTGTCAGGCTGGGATGACTGGAACCGCTGTGGGAAGCTGTGGGGGAATTGGATTCAATCTGACACCTGCAGCTCTGTACGTCAGTGGATTTGCCAGAGAGATGCCGTCCCACTCTGAGCAGGGCATCCGTGGCCCGTTAGTAATGGCAAGGAGCCTTTCTTCAATAAAAGCATCACGAGTGAGCTTTGACACGTTATCTAGCACCTGTCATGTGAGGAACTCAAAGCACCTCCCAGCGCTCAGTCAGTCTCATCATCCCCACCgcatggatggggaaactgaggcaccgacaGCAGAATTGACCCAGGGAGGGTTGCacagagagtcagtggcagagctaggaattatGCTCCCAACACcgaactcccagcccccctgctctagccccCACCCTTGCGTAGAGCTAGGAGACAACCCATCCCCCCAGCTCTGActcattagaccccactcccctcccagagcggggGATAGACTCCTGCTGGAGcaatggggcagctgccccctcTCGGCGCAGTTCtctcaggctctcggcagactcaggcagcgtTGCTGGCTCAGTTCGCTCGGGGCAGCTCACACCTGTCAGGGCGACTGtctcaggctctcggcagactcaggcagcgtTGCTGGCTCAGTTCCGCTCGGGGCAGCTCACACCTGTCAGGGCGACTGGCTCAGGCTCTCCGCAGACTCAGGCAGCGTTGGTGGCTCAGTTCCGCTCAGGGCAGCTCACACCTGTCAGGGCGACTGGCTCAGGCTCGCCGCAGGCTGAGGCGCTAATGGCCCACAGGAGCTGGGGCCCTGGGCTCGGGGCCACACGGGACGCCTGGTTACATCCTCtgacctttgagggtctgggcctggCTTTCCTGGCCTCGTTAACACCCTTGTGGGGGCAGCTGCACTGAGCACGGTCAGGCTTTGGGGACACCAGTAACCTCAGCTCCACCATAAGGAGGTTTCTGAAAGGCGCAGCAAGTTTGCAATGCGAGGGGGCCGGCGGGAGCTCTCCCAGGGGCTGTGTCAGGGGGACACGGGGAGCTGATGACTCGGCCACGCAGACTGTTCAGGTAGATCCTCAAGACCCCCAGCCCGGTGGTGCAGCTGCATCCGTTTCCAGCTGCCTGATCGACCCCTCACCCTCCGATCAGACCCGGGCTCTGCCATTCCTGGGAGCGGCCCGGGAAACCTCCCACAGAGCGTCGGTGTCCAGGGGGGTTAGGAGCCTACCTGGGGGGACAATATGGCTGAGACCCAAGGGGATCGAGGGCAATTGGGGAACCGGCTTCTTCAGCCCCGGACACGACCCCTGGATCTTCCCTGCACCAGCCGGAATGGCACAAACCCTGGGCCCCGTTCCTGTCCCCGCGGCGCCAGCAGGGAGCCCGTCGCATTGAGCggggcaggcagaggggggaGCTGTGCCCGGTGCCCCCAGCCCACGAGAACACGGCCTGGGATTTGTTTCTGACACGGGGACCCCCACGCGCCAGGCGGCCAGACGGACACATGGCGCAGACGGATCTGCTCTGCGAGCCCCTTCTCCTCGCCGTGACTGGGGGGCCCAGGTGGCTAAAGGGGTGAAATGTACAAGGCCCAAACCTGCATTTCCTGCGCAGGCCACGGCCCCttggagtcagtggggctgggggggcaggatccTAGGCAGAGGGCCCCAGCCGTGGGGAGTTTGGTgtgggggtctctccccaggcGCTTCCCCACCCGGCTCAGCACGATCCCACCCAGAGCCGCGTGCCCGGAGCCATGTGGACCGGcaccaaggccggctccaggttttctgctgccccaagtagcagaaaaaaaaaagccgattggtggcacttcggcaccAGCTCAAAGAGCtcaagagagactgagggacccgctgctgaattgctgccgcagacccggacgtgccgcccgtTTCTATTaaccgccccaagcacctgctgcaTAGgccggggcctggagccggccctgctctgatGCCAGGGTGAGGGGCACAGCCTGGCTACGGCTATTCTGGCTCTGGTCATTTCACTCGGTGACGCAGGGAGGTGTCATGGCCCCCTGACCGGCGGGTGGCGTTTGGCGCTGGGATCTCATGCAACTTGTCACACCGGAGCCGCACACCCCGTGCTCTCCCCCATGGTTGGCTGCCACCTAGGGGCGCAGCTGGGAACTGCAGGCCCAGAGCAGGGATCGGTCTCACCCCCAAGCTCTGAGCTGTTTCCCTCTGGCTATAAGGGGTTTTCAGGCACTCACTGGGCCCGATCCCAGGCTGGGTCGATCAGTGGGACTGATTCTGAGCGGCTGCTCAGGATCTGCTGAGGCTCTGACCCTGATCACAGAGCTCAGATTTTGACACTGCACCCCCTCACCCTGGTGTCAGGGcagctgaccccctccccccccacagggAGTGGAGGATGGGGGGCGTCCGGGGCGGGCTGGGAGCTTTCGCGTGACAGGGCCAACATctgccagagcagagagaggaaattcAGGCCGGAGCCTCTGACCGTTCCCCCACCAACCACGCGGCTGCAGCCCAGCGGCTCAGCTTCCTGTGCGATCTCAGCCcggcccctcaccccctgcctgcGCCTTCGCCAGCGCCTCTCACTCAGACACGATGGAGGACGAGGAGGGGTACACGGTATTGAACCTGCGGCCCAAGCAGGGCGGCTTGGATGGACCGTCCTCACCCGGGAACCAAGGTAGCGATTacacccctctcctccctcctacGGGCTCCATGTCCTGGcagcaggggcagagccggggctgggaccccagagacGGGCCAGGGGGCGGCAGAGTCTGGCCATGTGGTTATATCACAGGGTGGGGTAGCGCCGCGGACAGAGGTAAAGAGCCTGGGGGAGCCCCCAAGTGACAGAGCGAGAGTGGGGGTGACACTGGGGAGCTTTCCCCTCTGGAAGCCAAAAAGGTGAGtgaatgggggaaactgaggcacagaccagggaaaaaaatctttcacaAGGACACAcccactgcaccccattcccctccccgagctgggaatagagcccaggtgtcccagctcccagccccccgtgctctgacccactagaccccactgccctcccagagccagggatagaacccaggcatcctggcccccagcccctgctgtttTAACCCATTAACCCTCACTCCCTTCCAAGAgttggggctagaacccaggagtcctggcccccagccctacTGCTCCAACCTTCTAGACCTCGTTTCCTGCCCATATCTGGTAATAGAAACCAGGGTTTCAGGTGGGGTTTGCAGAGCTTCCAGAACAGTGGTTCTTGGGATTCATGGAGCAGAGCCCTGGTCTCAGCGCAATTGGTGCAGGCTccctgcaaactcaggcagtgtTGCTGTATCAGTAACACTtgggggtcacattttcaatcttttctcccCAGCCGTGGGGACTGAAAACTGCCTTTCTCttctaaatgaaagctgagaccctGGTACAATCACctgactcctggagctggggcctGAGGCCAGGATCTAGAGTGGCTGGGCCTTAattcagcccagctctgcttgtGTTTCATTACAGGTTCCCGTCAGTGTCCTGTCTGGCTTCAGGTCGCTCTAGGGGCTGGGAATCTCATCCTGTCTGTGCTATTGCTGGCGGTTTTTGGTGAGTGACCAAAGATTGTAGCTTTATCTGTCCGGGTGCATCAGTCTGCAGCGTGGATGCGATACTGGAGCAGGGATGGCCAGTGACAATGAGAGGCAGCACATTGAAAACTGATGCTTAGTCACAATGaggctgtggaactccctgccacaggatCTCACTGGGGCCATGAGCTTAGCAGGGCTCAGTGAAGGATCAGGACACGTATAGGAGGAATGAGACCAGGCAGAGGGCCAGGAAGTACCAAGTGCTTTGGCAGGGGctataaaccctcctgcttcagggcatcaaTCAACCCCTAACTGAGGGGCAGGAAGGGTCTGACTTGGGGGACAGGTTCTGAGTGTCCAGTAGGGGGCGTCGTGCTCCTTGCTCAGAGGTAGCTGGGTCTGTCCACCCTTGGAGGTGGGAGAGCGGGTTAGATGGGCCCCAGGTCTGACCATCCCCATGCAACCAGTTTTGGGGGGATGTTTCGAGGGTGAGAATTGGTGGGTTTGCAAAGAAGcccaagggatttaggcacctaattcgcaatgatttcccccccccccgcccaatccCAGACACTTGTGCAGTGCCCACCTCGAGCGTTTCCAATTCCAGCTGTGccacccagctggggcagggcctgtctctccctgtgtgtctgtgcaacgcccggcacaatggggccctgatctcagctggggcagggcctgtctctccttGTGTGTCTGGGCTCCACAGCACTAGATACAATAACAATAACGGGCTGGTCCAAGGGCCATGGCCTACGTGCAGCCTAGGATGTGTCTGTGCTGGGCTGTAAGgagccagctgggctctgggcagaAGGTGCCGTTTGTTGCCCTGTCACTGTTTGTAACCTTGTTTACGTGGGCGGCCGGGGAGACACTGATGGTTTCTCTCTGTGGTGTGGGAGAGGAAGTGAAATGAGGACAGGAGCTGGGTCTGGGCAGCGAGGGGGCGATTCAACTTCAAAGGGagctaagtcaatggaaagttttATTAATCCTGCACTAGTAGCTAGatgcccagctgagatcaggccccgttgtgccaggtgctgcacagacacacagggagagacagtccctgccccagctgagatcagggccccattgtgccgggcgctgcacagacacacagggagagacaggccctgccccagctgagatcagggccccattgtgccgggtgctgcacagacacacagggagagacagtccctgccccagctgagatcagggccccgtcgtgccaggcgctgcacagacacacagggagagacaggccctgccccagctgagatcagggccccgttgtgccgggcgctgcacagacacacagggagagacaggccctgccccagctgagatcagggccccgttgtgccgggcgctgcacagacacacagagacaggccctgccccagctgagatcagggccccgttgtgccgggcgctgcacagacacacagagacaggccctgcccccgctgagatcagggccccgttgtgccgggtgctgcacagacacacagggagagacagtccctgccccagctgagatcagggccccgtcgtgccgggtgctgcacagacacacagagacagtccctgccccagctgagatcagggccccgtcgtgccgggcgctgcacagacacacagagacaggccctgcccctcccagagctcagaAGCTCTGTAGACAAGACAGTCAAAGCAGATGAGTTgaaatgacttggccaaggtcacagggCAGAGCTGAGTCTTGAATCCCGATTTCCTCCTCACGCTGCCTCTCCACTGATCACGCTGGACACTGGacccggggtgggcaaactttttggcccgagagcCACATCGGGGTCCGAATCTGTATGGGGggctgactgcccccctcagaacctgccacccatccaaaccccctgctccttgtcccctaaccgccccctcccaggaccccctgccccaaccagcCCCCTGgaatcccaccccctatccaacccccccgacTCCCAGTCCCCTTCCTGTCCtgcaggaccccctgccccttatccaacccccctgctccccgcccccttaccgtgccgctcggagcaccaggactggcgGCCACGCTCCTCCTGGCCGGAGCTAGCCACGCTGCCGTGCAGTCTAGAGCACCGGGGCAGCCGGCGGCTCTCGGAGCcgcgctgcctggcaggagctcgcAGTCCCACCGCCCGGAGCGCTGGCAgcacggcgagctgaggctgcagggcagggggacagcaggggaggggccagggtctagtgtccccagccgggagctcaggggccgggcaggacggtcccgcgggccgcAGTTTGCCTAGCTCTGCACTAGACTGTGCCACCGGCTGGGGAGTTGCAACGGGATTCTTGTCATTTCAAATTCTGAAACATTTCCACTTGCTTGAAAATCTGCGGGCAGGGGAAATGATCCTAGTGTCCCCCCAGCTTTTCATCAGCCTTGGGCGTTTCAGTACAACTGTCCTCAACACGTAATTGAGAGGAAATGTAGCTGGTGGATAAATGGAGAAAGGACGTCCCCAAAACATGGCTGGGAATGTTCCCCCCGGATGGCGTGTTCCCATCGCTGGCTCTGTCAGACGGAGCTGGCTGTTCGCAGCGGGATGGGGGACTGGGCGGGAGCTCACAGGCTGCCCACGGGTCTTGGTGCTAATCTGGGACTCAGGAGCTCTGGGAccagttcctggttctgccactgattccCCGTGTGACCCTGGGCTGGTCCCTTAAGGCTGGAATTCCACAGGGGTTTAGGTACCTAACAATGCATCTCGGCACCTAAAACCAACCCACCTGGTGCCTAacgcctattgaagtcaatgggaattgggctCCTAGGGCCCAGgttctcaaatgtatttaggtgcccGACACTcaagagagttaggcacctaaatcctgttgaggatctgggcctaggtgCTTCTGAAGAGCCCTCTCAGGGCCTCTGTGCAACTTTAAGTCCCTAAACCCCTTGAATCACAGGGGTTAAcagccctgtgccctgccccacagagtagGATTGGGAAGCAAAATCCAGCAAAGACTTTGAGGTTCTGATACTGCTTTGATGGGGGCTGGATAACTTAGATGCAAACACTGGCTGGGTTTGCAAAGAGGcccaagggatttaggcacccagctcccactgattctCCATCCCAAGCCGCTCTTTAGGACTGTGGCCCTTTAGGGCTGTTCTGaagcccctggcagtcagtgGAGATGGGGCTGAACGGGCTTCGGGCCAGGCCCTGTGTCTCTGCCGGTGCTTTTACCCAGCAACTCCTCATCACATTAACCCGTCACCTCACTCCCACCGACGCTGCTTTGCAGTTTCCCACTTGGTGTCCGAGAAGGGACAGACCCCGGCAGCCCCTGGGAGCGACGGAGCCGGGAGCAGAGACCCCAGCACAGCAGAATGCAGCGCCCGCCTGGAGCGTTTCCGATCCCAGCTGAGCCAACGTCTGTGCCACccgtctccccccagcccagcaggtAACCCCAGCGTGTGTCTCTGAGCCGCCCTCCGCCCCGGGCACGGCCAGTGGGAACCCAGctgccctcccagcccctggggatcctgcagggcagggacacgccgccccctgctggctgcaccgatctgccaccagccccactcGGTGCCAGGCTATGAATGTACCTGCCTCGGCTGGGACTGGGTGTAgggcctctgctgagactgggGGGAGCGACATCTAGTGGCCATGCCCGGTACTGCTCAAAGAGGGTCTTACACTAATCTAATACCAGGATGGCCAAATGTTTGCAGagcagggacagagcccagcagaGAGACTGTCTCATGGACTcaccccctcccattcccagccaacCCTGGGGTCCCCCTTCCTCTCCTGTTCTCCCCAGTCACCACCTCCCCGCCCATATCCTGCTAGATTTCCACTAACCAGCCCCCAACACGTCTTCAGCTGTCCTAAGCCCCTTCTAGGCCACTCTGGCAGAATAATGGAGTCTTAAAATGGATGCAAATAGCCCCAGGAGATCCCCTCTGCCCCGGAGACCTCCCTGCCTGGTGTGGAGCTGGAGTAAGGGCTCCTCACACACTCTGttccccagggccggctttaggctgattcgcccgattccccagaatcgggccccgcgACTAAGAGGGCTCCGCGCCTTAggcaccttttaaattttttttactcaccccggCGGGCAGCGGCGGTCTGTGTCCCCCGCTCCCCTGGCCAGAGCTCCGGCCGGAGTGTGGCAGCCCCATGGCTCTGCGACCCCAGCTGGCAATCCAAAGTGcggcccagtgagtacaagccccaggAATCGGgtcccgcacttgctaaagccggccctgctgttcCCAACCCCCAAAATGGGGGGGCAGATTGGTGTGTGTGGCTAGAGTGCAGTGCGCTATGGgtgttctctgctccccagggccCATATGGGAGCACGGGATAAGGCAGAGCAGCCCCGAGGCTGCTCTAACTGACGccaggagccaggcagagcctggcccagccccagatTTCAGGGAGCACAAAGGGGACTCAAACCCATTTGAACCCCGTTCCTGCCCCAGTCGCAGGCTGGGAGTAGCTGGGAACGAGGCCCAGAGGGCTCAGAGCATTAATGATGCCCGTCTCTCTGCAGGGGGCTCCGGGTGCAAACTCTGCCCCACGGACTGGCAGCTGCGCGGGGACAAGTGCTACTGGGTCGGCAGAGGAAGTAAAACGTGGAGCGAGAGCCGCACCGACTGCTCAgcgaggggctcccagctgctggtgATCCGGGACCGGGAGGAGCTGGTAAAGGGGACGATACCTTcctgctggagctgcccctgcagggctgggccctgggtACAGTGTATGAGGACTCGTATAGGCTACATGGTAGATCTAGGATTGTCAATGCTGCCTAAAGGACTTGGACACCCCATTCCCATTAATGGTTAATAGCAGGGTGTCCAAATCCCCTAGGTAGCTTTGACAAATCCCAGCCTAAATCACCAGCCCTGAGATCAGGGACACACAATGGTGACTTAAAGCTACTGGTACCCTCCCCCTTCTGGGATGTGCTCAGCACAATTCAGCtggagagagagggtgtgtgtgtgtgtctgtgtgtctgtgtgtgtgtgacacagagagagagggagagttaTGGGGACTGAGGGCTACAGTGAGAGGGGGTAGGTGTGGGGATGGGTGGACAGAAGAGGACACATGGGGAACAGTTGGCAAGATagacaggtgtgtgtggggatggataggTGTGTAGAGGGATGGATGAACAGCCAGTCGTTCTGGTGCTAAAGTTGTTGAGAACTTGGATTTGCAAGAAAAGAGCCGACAGCAGGTTCTGGTCCCCAGCTGCCTGTCCCACACCCCCTGCAGGAGTCCTTACAGGCCCTGACAAGAGGCATTTCTCTGTTCTGGGTCGGACTGTCCGTCCCCTCCCCGGAGAAGGCCTGGACCTGGCTGGACGGCTCCCGGCTGGATCAGACCCAGTGAGTGATTCCTTGAGTCaaaccctttccctcccctccgtgggcagaggggggcagtgacagggatatggggggaggggatgtttGGGGGAAGGTCAGGAGTTTTGGGGAATCATTTTCAGTGTAAGGTGATGACAAAgacaccctcccctccctcttcccccccaaacagaggaggtgaagctggagccctggagccgcgggaggtgGCCCAGAGTCGGGGTGTGGAGGGTGAAGAGCAaaggggccaggccagagccctggggatccCCCAGacaatggggcaggggggagggggagacacagagcagccagaggcaggaggggacCAGGAGGGGGCAGTGTCAGCCCAGCCCGGTGGGGAGGAGACgcggagcaggggagggagctggacaGGGTCTAGCCCAGCAGGGAGGAGGCTGGAGCAGgtccctgggctctgggcagggagaggccGTTCGAGACCCTGGCCAGGGCCctgccagtggggagagggggcagcccccagggcagagctggaggagacgACGGTTACGGATCCCATTGGAACAGGGAAGAGCCGCTACCGACTGCGTGTGATGGACCCACACGCGCTGAAAGGGGCCCTCTCCTTTGTCCCGCAGGCTCCCGGTGTCAGGCCCGGCTGAGGGGAACCGCTGTGGGACAGTGTGGGGGAATCAGATTCATTCTGAAACCTGCAGCTCTGCATTTCAGTGGATTTGCCAGAGAGACGCCGtcccgctctgagcggggcatcCGTGGCCCGTTAATAATGGCAAGGAGCCTTTCATCAATAAAAGCATCACGAGTGAGCTTTGACATGTTATCTAGCACCTGTCATGTGAGGACCTCAAACCACCTCCCAGCACTCAGTCAGACTCATCATCCCCACTgcatggatggggaaactgaggcacc
This DNA window, taken from Mauremys reevesii isolate NIE-2019 unplaced genomic scaffold, ASM1616193v1 Contig1, whole genome shotgun sequence, encodes the following:
- the LOC120392402 gene encoding killer cell lectin-like receptor subfamily B member 1; translated protein: MEDEEGYTVLNLRPKQGGLDGPSSPGNQGSRQCPVWLQVALGAGNLILSVLLLAVFVSHLVSEKGQTPAAPGSDGAGSRDPSTAECSARLERFRSQLSQRLCHPSPPSPAGGSGCKLCPTDWQLRGDKCYWVGRGSKTWSESRTDCSARGSQLLVIRDREELESLQALTRGISLFWVGLSVPSPEKAWTWLDGSRLDQTQLPVSGPAEGNRCGTVWGNQIHSETCSSAFQWICQRDAVPL